One Microbacterium sp. W4I20 DNA window includes the following coding sequences:
- a CDS encoding phosphoribosyltransferase yields MTDASTERETLTWDGFGAATRDLARDILKSGFEPEVVVAIARGGLLPAGAIAYGLGAKNCGAINVEFYTGIGTVLDAPEVLPPELDMAYLDGRRVLLVDDVADSGRTLALAVELLKDKGADVRSVTIYTKPSTIIQPDYAWKDTDMWINFPWSFQGTVREEDLGLPPSA; encoded by the coding sequence ATGACTGATGCATCGACCGAGCGCGAGACGCTCACCTGGGACGGGTTCGGAGCGGCGACGCGCGATCTCGCACGCGACATCCTCAAGAGCGGCTTCGAGCCGGAGGTGGTCGTGGCGATCGCCCGCGGCGGGCTCCTCCCTGCCGGTGCCATCGCCTACGGCCTCGGCGCCAAGAACTGCGGCGCGATCAACGTCGAGTTCTACACCGGGATCGGCACGGTGCTCGACGCTCCGGAGGTTCTTCCGCCCGAGCTCGACATGGCCTATCTCGACGGACGCCGGGTGCTGCTCGTCGACGATGTCGCCGACTCCGGTCGTACGCTGGCTCTCGCCGTCGAGCTGCTGAAGGACAAGGGTGCCGACGTGCGCTCGGTCACGATCTACACGAAGCCGTCGACGATCATCCAGCCCGACTACGCCTGGAAGGACACGGACATGTGGATCAACTTCCCGTGGTCGTTCCAGGGCACTGTGCGGGAAGAGGATCTGGGGCTCCCGCCTTCGGCCTGA
- a CDS encoding NUDIX domain-containing protein, whose translation MPSIRNIAVGLPIKEGHLLALEGFDPSRELAFLRAIGGGIEFGEPAEVALRREFMEELGVVLESASLLGIRENIFTYEGEPGHEIAHIFAVRSAELDSVPLDAELHVLDEGSPVRWVPIDDIGSGRRTLFPDGAPELLATLVGG comes from the coding sequence ATGCCCTCGATCCGCAACATCGCCGTCGGACTTCCGATCAAGGAAGGTCATCTGCTCGCGCTCGAAGGCTTCGATCCCTCCCGTGAGTTGGCGTTCCTGCGCGCGATCGGCGGCGGCATCGAATTCGGCGAACCCGCGGAGGTCGCGCTGCGCCGGGAGTTCATGGAGGAGCTCGGGGTGGTTCTCGAGTCGGCCTCGCTCCTCGGCATCCGCGAGAACATCTTCACCTACGAGGGCGAACCCGGGCACGAGATCGCGCACATCTTCGCCGTACGATCGGCGGAACTCGACTCGGTTCCCCTGGATGCCGAGCTGCATGTGCTGGATGAGGGCAGCCCGGTGCGGTGGGTGCCCATCGACGACATCGGTTCGGGCAGACGCACGCTCTTCCCCGACGGCGCACCGGAACTGCTCGCCACTCTCGTCGGCGGCTGA
- a CDS encoding uridine kinase — translation MAEQRTEFLDELWASMPTPEPDGRNVIVGIDGVDGSGKTVLADELAALIPAAVRVSIDGFHDVRSRRYRRGRDSPEGFWLDSYDYDVFRREVVDPFRRGHGTYLPAAHDVDSDRVLTGPRVDVPRGSILLVDGIFLHRPELIDVWDMSVFLDVPFVESVRRMSLRDGSPPEPLAAENARYIGGQERYLAECRPVDRATILVDYRDLDRPVIRRS, via the coding sequence ATGGCCGAGCAGCGGACCGAGTTCCTCGACGAACTGTGGGCGTCGATGCCGACCCCCGAGCCGGACGGCCGGAATGTCATCGTCGGGATCGACGGCGTCGACGGATCCGGCAAGACGGTGCTGGCCGACGAGCTGGCCGCCCTGATACCGGCCGCCGTGCGGGTCTCGATCGACGGCTTCCACGACGTCCGGTCCCGCCGCTATCGCCGGGGCAGAGACTCTCCCGAAGGATTCTGGCTCGACTCGTACGACTACGACGTCTTCCGCCGGGAGGTCGTCGATCCGTTCCGCCGCGGTCACGGCACATACCTGCCCGCGGCCCACGACGTCGACTCCGACCGAGTCCTCACCGGTCCCCGCGTCGACGTTCCGCGGGGGAGCATCCTGCTCGTCGACGGCATCTTCCTGCACCGTCCGGAACTGATCGACGTCTGGGACATGTCGGTCTTCCTGGACGTCCCGTTCGTGGAATCCGTTCGCCGCATGTCACTGCGGGACGGGTCTCCGCCCGAACCGCTGGCCGCCGAGAATGCGCGCTACATCGGAGGGCAGGAGCGGTACCTGGCCGAATGCCGACCGGTCGATCGTGCCACGATCCTCGTCGACTACCGCGACCTCGACCGCCCCGTGATCCGCCGCTCCTGA
- a CDS encoding enoyl-CoA hydratase/isomerase family protein, producing MIDLTIADDVASIVLNAPAKLNSLDEQALRDLGAAYDDAEAADVRALVLRGEGRAFCAGRDISGVDPRDDDVMGYLGGLVSPLLQRMSRFPAPTFAVAHGACLGVGLGLLIATDVVYVGESAKIGSPFAALGATLDSGGHALFLDRLGAHKTLDLIYTGRLMTGAEAVASGLFSRVFPDDEVVTATTDAAATAAHGATAAFLASKQLVARIRDERLTLWESVDIENAAQAALCDTDDYREGFAAFQQKRKPEFQGR from the coding sequence ATGATCGATCTCACCATCGCCGATGATGTCGCGAGCATCGTCCTGAACGCCCCGGCGAAGCTCAATTCTCTCGACGAACAGGCGCTTCGCGACCTGGGTGCCGCGTACGACGATGCCGAGGCAGCCGACGTGCGCGCCCTCGTTCTGCGCGGCGAGGGCAGGGCGTTCTGCGCCGGCCGCGACATCTCCGGCGTTGACCCGCGCGACGACGACGTGATGGGCTACCTCGGCGGACTCGTCTCGCCGCTGCTGCAACGCATGTCGCGCTTCCCCGCGCCCACGTTCGCCGTGGCGCACGGCGCGTGCCTCGGCGTCGGGCTGGGGCTGCTGATCGCCACCGATGTGGTCTACGTCGGGGAATCCGCGAAAATCGGCTCCCCGTTCGCCGCGCTCGGAGCCACGCTCGACTCCGGCGGGCACGCGCTCTTCCTCGACCGGCTCGGTGCCCACAAGACGCTCGACCTCATTTACACGGGCCGCCTGATGACCGGAGCCGAAGCCGTGGCATCCGGGCTCTTCTCGCGGGTCTTCCCTGACGACGAGGTCGTCACCGCGACGACGGATGCCGCCGCCACCGCAGCCCACGGAGCCACGGCCGCCTTCCTCGCCAGCAAGCAGCTGGTGGCGCGGATCCGCGACGAGCGCCTGACGCTGTGGGAATCCGTCGACATCGAGAACGCCGCGCAGGCCGCGCTCTGCGACACGGACGACTACCGCGAGGGCTTCGCCGCGTTCCAGCAGAAGCGGAAGCCGGAGTTCCAGGGCCGCTGA
- a CDS encoding ATP-dependent DNA ligase, which yields MKLSELVSTTEEVAATSSRLAKIDALARLLATAEPDEIAPLVGLLLASPRQGRLGVGWRGIAALDVTHAADSSLTIADVDESLDALAAASGAGSAASRSSILGGLAARATVDEWDFLTRAMLGELRTGALGGVVLDAIARASDRAAATVRRAAMLSGDLGVTAQLALTGSIEELEAVGLQVGRPVLPMLAATAATPTAALEITGEASVEYKLDGARIQVHRHGDEVGVYTRSLADITHRVPELVDIVRSLPARDLILDGETLSLDEDGGPRPFQETMSRFGADVERELILRPWFFDVLHVDGRDLLDEPLSVRLAELERVAGEWRMPGVITADAEAAEQLSREALAAGHEGVVVKSIDAPYAAGRRGKSWVKVKPVLTYDLVVLAAEWGSGRRRGWLSNLHLGALDAEGEFGEPGGHVMVGKTFKGLTDELLRWQTETFPKFETRRTQNTVFLRPEIVVEIAIDGVQRSPRYPGEIALRFARVKGYRADKLPADGDTIQTLRALLRG from the coding sequence ATGAAGCTCTCGGAGCTCGTCTCCACCACCGAAGAGGTCGCCGCCACGTCGTCGCGACTGGCGAAGATCGATGCCCTCGCGCGGTTGCTGGCCACAGCGGAGCCCGACGAGATCGCACCCCTCGTGGGGCTACTGCTCGCGTCGCCGCGCCAAGGACGTCTCGGGGTCGGCTGGCGAGGGATCGCTGCTCTCGACGTCACGCATGCGGCCGATTCGAGTCTGACCATCGCCGACGTGGATGAATCCCTCGATGCTCTGGCTGCGGCATCCGGCGCCGGATCGGCAGCCTCGCGCAGCAGCATCCTCGGCGGCCTCGCCGCTCGCGCGACCGTTGACGAGTGGGACTTCCTGACCCGCGCCATGCTCGGCGAACTCCGCACGGGTGCCCTCGGCGGCGTGGTGCTCGACGCGATCGCCCGAGCTTCCGACCGGGCGGCGGCCACCGTCCGGCGCGCCGCCATGCTGTCCGGCGACCTCGGCGTCACCGCGCAGTTGGCGCTCACGGGCAGCATCGAAGAGCTCGAAGCCGTGGGGCTGCAGGTCGGCCGTCCCGTGCTGCCGATGCTGGCTGCGACCGCCGCGACTCCGACGGCGGCGCTGGAGATCACCGGCGAGGCATCGGTGGAGTACAAGCTCGACGGCGCTCGCATCCAGGTACACCGGCACGGCGACGAGGTCGGCGTCTACACGCGCAGCCTGGCCGACATCACCCACCGCGTGCCGGAACTGGTCGACATCGTGCGATCGCTTCCGGCGCGCGACCTCATCCTCGACGGCGAGACCCTGTCGCTCGACGAAGACGGCGGACCCCGTCCGTTCCAGGAGACGATGTCGCGATTCGGCGCCGATGTCGAGCGCGAACTCATCCTTCGCCCGTGGTTCTTCGACGTGCTGCATGTCGATGGGCGCGACCTTCTCGACGAGCCCCTCTCGGTGCGACTCGCCGAACTCGAGCGCGTGGCCGGCGAATGGCGGATGCCGGGAGTGATCACGGCCGACGCGGAAGCCGCCGAACAGCTCTCGCGTGAGGCCCTCGCCGCCGGACACGAAGGGGTCGTCGTCAAGTCCATCGATGCGCCGTATGCCGCCGGACGTCGCGGCAAGTCCTGGGTCAAGGTGAAACCCGTCCTGACCTACGACCTCGTCGTACTGGCCGCCGAATGGGGTTCCGGACGCCGGCGCGGATGGTTGTCGAACCTGCACCTGGGCGCACTCGACGCCGAAGGCGAGTTCGGCGAACCGGGCGGCCACGTCATGGTCGGCAAGACGTTCAAGGGGCTCACGGATGAGCTGCTGCGCTGGCAGACCGAGACGTTTCCCAAGTTCGAGACACGCCGCACGCAGAACACCGTCTTCCTCCGCCCCGAGATCGTCGTCGAGATCGCGATCGACGGAGTGCAGCGCTCACCTCGCTATCCGGGAGAGATCGCGCTGCGCTTCGCCCGGGTGAAGGGCTACCGCGCGGACAAGCTGCCCGCCGACGGCGACACCATCCAGACCCTGCGAGCGCTGCTCCGCGGGTGA
- the paaA gene encoding 1,2-phenylacetyl-CoA epoxidase subunit PaaA — MTSPADLSLVPSEISDEERVFDELIANEQRIEPRDWMPEAYRKTLIRQISQHAHSEIIGMQPEGNWITRAPSLKRKAILMAKVQDEAGHGLYLYSAAQTLGITRDEMMDQLISGKAKYSSIFNYPTPTWADMGAIGWLVDGAAIVNQVPLCRASYGPYGRAMVRVCKEESFHQRQGFEILLSLMQGSEEQRQMAQDAVNRWYWPSLAMFGPPDEQSPNSAQSMKWKIKRFSNDDLRQRFVGMLVPQAEILGVTLPDPDLHFDEETGQYAIGEIDWDEFFEVLRGNGPCNAERLERRRTAHDDGAWVREAAAEYARKQALKTKAVA; from the coding sequence ATGACCAGCCCCGCAGACCTCTCCCTCGTCCCGAGCGAGATCTCGGACGAGGAGCGCGTGTTCGACGAGCTCATCGCGAACGAGCAGCGCATCGAACCCCGCGACTGGATGCCGGAGGCGTATCGCAAGACGCTGATCCGGCAGATCTCCCAGCACGCGCACTCCGAGATCATCGGGATGCAGCCCGAGGGCAACTGGATCACCCGCGCACCGAGCCTCAAGCGCAAGGCGATCCTGATGGCGAAGGTGCAGGACGAGGCAGGACACGGGCTGTACCTGTACTCCGCTGCCCAGACCCTCGGCATCACCCGCGACGAGATGATGGATCAGCTCATCAGCGGCAAGGCCAAGTACTCCTCGATCTTCAATTACCCCACCCCGACCTGGGCCGACATGGGCGCGATCGGCTGGCTCGTCGACGGTGCCGCGATCGTGAACCAGGTGCCGCTGTGCCGCGCATCGTACGGTCCGTACGGCCGCGCCATGGTGCGCGTGTGCAAGGAGGAGTCCTTTCACCAGCGCCAGGGTTTCGAGATCCTGCTCTCGCTGATGCAGGGTTCCGAAGAACAGCGCCAGATGGCGCAGGATGCCGTGAACCGCTGGTACTGGCCGAGCCTGGCGATGTTCGGCCCGCCCGACGAGCAGTCGCCGAACTCCGCGCAGTCGATGAAGTGGAAGATCAAGCGCTTCTCGAACGACGACCTGCGCCAGCGTTTCGTCGGGATGCTGGTGCCGCAGGCCGAGATCCTCGGCGTCACACTCCCCGATCCCGATCTGCACTTCGACGAGGAGACCGGTCAATACGCCATCGGCGAGATCGACTGGGACGAGTTCTTCGAGGTGCTGCGCGGCAACGGTCCGTGCAACGCCGAGCGTCTCGAGCGCCGGCGCACCGCGCACGACGACGGCGCCTGGGTGCGTGAGGCCGCGGCGGAGTATGCCCGTAAGCAAGCCCTCAAGACGAAGGCGGTCGCGTGA
- the paaB gene encoding 1,2-phenylacetyl-CoA epoxidase subunit PaaB encodes MASPGADEREPWPLWEVFVRANRGLSHVHVGSLHAPDAEMAIRNARDLYTRRGEGVSIWAVPADAITTSDPDAKGAYFESPAGKNYRHAVYYTASEGVPHL; translated from the coding sequence ATGGCCTCGCCCGGCGCTGACGAGCGTGAACCGTGGCCCCTGTGGGAGGTCTTCGTCCGCGCGAACCGTGGACTGAGCCACGTGCACGTGGGCTCGCTACACGCCCCGGACGCCGAGATGGCGATCCGCAACGCCCGCGACCTGTACACGCGGCGCGGCGAGGGCGTGTCGATCTGGGCGGTGCCGGCCGACGCGATCACCACGAGCGACCCCGACGCGAAGGGCGCCTACTTCGAGAGCCCCGCGGGCAAGAACTACCGGCACGCCGTCTACTACACGGCGTCCGAGGGGGTGCCGCACCTGTGA
- the paaC gene encoding 1,2-phenylacetyl-CoA epoxidase subunit PaaC, which produces MTLRQAQGPTEDADVHGDVSVDALQLSAELSGTGATADSADIAEYALRLGDDALILSQQLGEWISRAPELEEDVALGNIALDLLGHARSFLHYAGSYDGRSEDDLAFFRDEPEFRCAWIVQQPNGDFAQTIARQFVVSTYMFELYSALRASSDETFAAIAEKSLKEVDYHRDHAVQWMLRLAGGTEESRSRITRAVGDVWPYVDELFRDDDLIERLGAAAARLSTLRAGFDAVVDTVFGEADLSVPAVAASSAGGRRGAHATPLGHILAEMQVLARRHPGASW; this is translated from the coding sequence GTGACCCTTCGACAAGCTCAGGGACCCACCGAGGATGCCGACGTACATGGCGACGTCTCCGTCGACGCGCTCCAGCTCAGCGCCGAGCTCTCGGGCACGGGCGCCACGGCCGATTCGGCTGACATCGCCGAATACGCGCTCCGCCTCGGCGACGATGCACTGATCCTGTCGCAGCAGCTCGGTGAATGGATCTCCCGCGCACCCGAGCTCGAAGAGGACGTCGCTCTCGGCAACATTGCGCTCGACCTGCTCGGACACGCCCGCTCGTTCCTCCACTACGCCGGTTCCTACGACGGCCGCAGCGAAGACGATCTGGCGTTCTTCCGCGACGAGCCGGAGTTCCGGTGCGCCTGGATCGTGCAGCAGCCCAACGGCGACTTCGCTCAGACCATCGCCCGGCAGTTCGTCGTGTCGACGTACATGTTCGAGCTCTATTCGGCGCTTCGGGCGAGCAGCGATGAGACGTTCGCGGCCATCGCGGAGAAGTCCCTCAAGGAGGTCGACTATCACCGGGATCACGCCGTGCAGTGGATGCTGCGCCTTGCCGGAGGCACCGAGGAATCGCGATCGCGCATCACCCGCGCCGTCGGCGACGTCTGGCCCTACGTCGATGAGCTGTTCCGGGACGACGACCTGATCGAACGGCTCGGAGCCGCGGCGGCTCGTCTCTCGACACTTCGCGCGGGGTTCGACGCCGTCGTCGACACGGTGTTCGGCGAGGCCGACCTGTCGGTTCCGGCCGTGGCCGCCTCGTCAGCCGGCGGGCGTCGCGGCGCGCACGCCACTCCCCTCGGCCATATCCTCGCCGAGATGCAGGTGCTCGCGCGCCGGCATCCGGGGGCATCATGGTGA
- a CDS encoding VOC family protein encodes MDWKIELIFVPVTDVDRAKDFYVKIGFNADHDQVPFDGMRFVQMTPPGSACSIAFGTGLGVDLEPGQQNTIQVVVPDADEALAHLRGVGVEAQGVDEQGWGRFVTFDDPDGNTWTLQELPDYGAAE; translated from the coding sequence ATGGACTGGAAGATCGAGCTCATCTTCGTGCCGGTGACGGATGTCGACCGTGCGAAGGACTTCTACGTGAAGATCGGCTTCAACGCCGACCATGACCAGGTGCCGTTCGACGGGATGCGCTTCGTGCAGATGACCCCTCCCGGGTCGGCGTGCTCGATCGCGTTCGGGACGGGGCTCGGGGTCGACCTCGAGCCCGGGCAGCAGAACACGATCCAGGTCGTCGTGCCGGACGCCGACGAGGCTCTCGCGCATCTGCGCGGGGTGGGCGTCGAGGCGCAGGGTGTCGACGAGCAGGGCTGGGGTCGCTTCGTGACGTTCGACGACCCGGATGGCAACACCTGGACGCTGCAGGAGCTCCCGGACTACGGTGCCGCCGAGTAA
- a CDS encoding thiamine pyrophosphate-binding protein, which yields MPTVSAHVALTLAQHIDAVFGVMGNGNAYFLDAIETQTDAVFTAVRHEQGAVVAADAHFRASGRIAAGTSTYGAGFTNTLTALAEAVQAHVPLVLVVGDEPTSGPRPWDVDQIALASAVGARTYTVGRTDAAATTVIAIEHALTYRVPVVLAIPYDVASLEAGPVAEAPSPRLPAPLAPKGEFAEGMLDEIADALRSAERPFLLAGRGAWLAGASKALGEIAERTGALTASSALGRGVFPDGRYDLGVTGGFGADGAMELIRTADVAVVFGASLNQFTMRFGELFAPGTRVFQIDIAPAATHAHIGGFVRADARVAAEAIAERLGAASASSIAAGGRSFGDEPRLAEPVATSAGVSAAGSEAGHAQPWRETVDVASARSYDAGDDLAADGRLDPRSAARRIAELLPEDRVVVSDGGHFIGWANMYWPVTSPDRMMMIGTAFQSIGQGWPSVVGAALARRESTVVLTSGDGGGLMAIADLESAVRAAGGRGIAVIWNDAAYGAEVNLYGLKGLAEGPMRIPEVDFAAFGAAVGAEGVVVRTLADLDRLAAWTDEDAATRRFLLLDLRISGDVIAPYQQEIIRVNS from the coding sequence ATGCCCACCGTCTCCGCGCACGTCGCGCTCACCCTCGCTCAGCACATCGATGCCGTCTTCGGCGTCATGGGCAACGGCAACGCCTACTTCCTCGATGCCATCGAGACGCAGACGGATGCCGTCTTCACGGCGGTCCGTCACGAGCAGGGCGCCGTCGTCGCCGCCGACGCGCACTTCCGCGCCTCGGGACGCATCGCGGCGGGCACCTCCACCTACGGTGCCGGCTTCACGAACACGCTCACCGCTCTGGCCGAGGCCGTGCAGGCGCACGTGCCCCTCGTGCTCGTCGTCGGCGACGAGCCGACCTCGGGCCCGCGCCCGTGGGACGTCGACCAGATCGCCCTGGCCTCGGCCGTCGGCGCCCGCACCTACACCGTCGGACGCACGGATGCCGCCGCCACGACCGTCATCGCCATCGAGCACGCCCTGACGTATCGCGTGCCCGTGGTGCTCGCGATCCCCTATGACGTCGCGTCGCTCGAGGCGGGGCCGGTGGCCGAAGCACCCTCGCCGCGCCTTCCCGCGCCTCTCGCACCGAAGGGCGAGTTCGCCGAAGGAATGCTCGACGAGATCGCCGACGCGCTGCGCTCCGCGGAGCGTCCGTTCCTGCTCGCCGGCCGCGGTGCGTGGCTGGCCGGGGCGAGCAAAGCCCTGGGCGAGATCGCGGAGCGCACCGGCGCGCTCACCGCATCGTCGGCACTGGGCCGCGGGGTCTTCCCCGACGGCCGGTACGACCTCGGCGTCACGGGCGGATTCGGCGCGGACGGGGCGATGGAGTTGATCCGCACCGCCGACGTCGCCGTCGTCTTCGGCGCCTCCCTGAACCAGTTCACGATGCGATTCGGCGAACTCTTCGCCCCGGGTACGCGCGTGTTCCAGATCGACATCGCCCCCGCGGCCACGCACGCGCACATCGGCGGGTTCGTCCGGGCCGACGCCAGGGTCGCCGCCGAGGCGATCGCGGAGCGCCTGGGTGCGGCATCCGCCTCTTCCATCGCTGCGGGTGGGCGCAGCTTCGGAGACGAGCCGCGACTCGCCGAGCCGGTCGCGACTTCGGCCGGCGTGTCGGCGGCGGGATCCGAAGCCGGGCACGCACAGCCCTGGCGCGAGACCGTCGACGTGGCCTCCGCCCGCAGCTACGACGCCGGCGACGACCTCGCCGCCGACGGACGCCTCGACCCGCGCTCGGCCGCCCGCCGCATCGCCGAGCTGCTGCCGGAGGATCGCGTGGTCGTGTCGGACGGCGGGCACTTCATCGGCTGGGCGAACATGTACTGGCCGGTCACGTCGCCCGACCGGATGATGATGATCGGCACGGCGTTCCAGTCGATCGGGCAGGGCTGGCCCAGCGTCGTCGGCGCCGCTCTCGCCCGCCGCGAATCGACGGTCGTGCTGACCTCGGGCGACGGCGGCGGGCTGATGGCCATCGCCGACCTCGAATCGGCTGTTCGCGCTGCGGGCGGGCGCGGGATCGCGGTGATCTGGAACGACGCCGCCTACGGCGCCGAGGTGAACCTCTACGGACTCAAGGGCCTCGCCGAGGGACCGATGCGCATCCCCGAGGTCGACTTCGCCGCCTTCGGCGCCGCGGTGGGCGCGGAAGGCGTCGTGGTCCGCACGCTCGCCGACCTGGATCGCCTGGCGGCCTGGACCGACGAGGATGCCGCGACCCGCCGCTTCCTGCTCCTCGACCTCCGCATCTCGGGCGACGTGATCGCGCCCTACCAGCAGGAGATCATCCGCGTGAACTCCTGA
- a CDS encoding pilus assembly protein CpaE, giving the protein MITRELAVELREAGLGWHPAEGDRFQLDLPNEVELEAEADVFTVSEMTIEARQTPSGTDLAFNGTTEWALDAVTLADAVWLPREDQLRDLLRGTFRSLVRLEDTFRVEIEIAEETLAYEHPDPAEAYGRALLELISRSN; this is encoded by the coding sequence ATGATCACCCGTGAACTCGCCGTCGAGCTGCGCGAAGCCGGCCTCGGCTGGCACCCCGCCGAGGGCGACCGCTTCCAGCTCGACCTGCCGAACGAGGTGGAGCTCGAAGCCGAGGCCGACGTCTTCACGGTCAGCGAGATGACGATCGAGGCCCGCCAGACGCCGAGCGGCACCGACCTGGCGTTCAACGGCACCACCGAGTGGGCGCTCGATGCGGTCACCCTCGCCGACGCGGTGTGGCTGCCGCGCGAGGATCAGCTCCGCGACCTGCTGCGCGGCACCTTCCGCTCCCTCGTGAGACTCGAGGACACCTTCCGCGTGGAGATCGAGATCGCCGAGGAGACACTGGCGTACGAGCATCCGGATCCCGCCGAGGCCTACGGTCGCGCGCTGCTGGAACTGATCTCCCGCTCGAACTGA
- the paaD gene encoding 1,2-phenylacetyl-CoA epoxidase subunit PaaD, with protein sequence MVTLRQAQGPEGTQAQGPVRSRAWRIAASVPDPEVPVLTIEDLGVLRAVEADGDRVRVDITPTYSGCPAMDTIRDDVIMSLTAAGFADVEVRLVLSPAWTTDWMSDAGKQKLTEYGIAPPSGRAAVSSGPIRLAISVRCPRCGSLDTRETSRFGSTSCKSLFECRACLEPFDHFKVH encoded by the coding sequence ATGGTGACCCTTCGTCAGGCTCAGGGACCGGAAGGGACTCAGGCTCAGGGACCGGTTCGATCGCGCGCCTGGCGGATCGCGGCCTCCGTGCCCGATCCCGAGGTGCCGGTGCTCACGATCGAAGACCTCGGGGTGCTCCGTGCCGTCGAGGCCGACGGCGACCGTGTGCGCGTCGACATCACGCCCACCTACAGCGGATGCCCCGCGATGGACACGATCCGCGACGACGTGATCATGTCGTTGACGGCGGCGGGCTTCGCCGATGTCGAGGTTCGTCTCGTCCTCTCCCCCGCCTGGACGACGGACTGGATGTCGGATGCCGGCAAGCAGAAGCTGACCGAGTACGGCATCGCCCCGCCCTCCGGGCGCGCGGCCGTCTCGTCCGGGCCCATCCGCTTGGCGATCAGCGTGCGCTGCCCGCGGTGCGGCTCGCTCGACACTCGCGAGACCTCTCGATTCGGCTCGACCTCGTGCAAGTCGCTCTTCGAATGCCGCGCATGCCTCGAACCCTTCGACCACTTCAAGGTGCACTGA
- the paaE gene encoding 1,2-phenylacetyl-CoA epoxidase subunit PaaE, which translates to MSLFTSPRVAAAASVPPRRAVGERKRARFHTLAVEDVRPLTDDAVEVTFTVPAELADEYDHLPGQYVALRTTLDGTEVRRSYSLCRAPEHRTDGQPTRLSVAVKRDEGGLFSTWAQTGLHPGFEIDVMSPQGTFTSGLDDLDHAHVVGIAAGSGITPLMALAHTVLTRSTTSRFTLLYTNRSTLDVMFLEDLADLKDRFPTRVTLHHVLSREQRTAPVLSGRIDEDKLRTIFGTLIDPADVDEWFLCGPLALVDLCREVLADVGVAREHIRFELFTTGDEPLRTARPVAVRAGSKTFRIEVNLDGVSSTVESPVDAHESVLNAALRVRPDAPFACAGGVCGTCRARVIEGSVTMTENYALEPDELERGYVLTCQSHPTSDRVVVDYDV; encoded by the coding sequence ATGTCGCTGTTCACATCTCCCCGGGTCGCAGCCGCGGCATCCGTCCCTCCGCGTCGCGCCGTCGGTGAGCGCAAGCGGGCGCGTTTCCACACGCTCGCGGTGGAGGACGTGCGTCCGCTCACCGACGATGCGGTCGAGGTGACCTTCACGGTGCCTGCGGAGCTCGCCGACGAATACGACCACCTGCCGGGGCAGTACGTCGCTCTGCGAACAACTCTCGACGGCACCGAGGTGCGCCGGTCGTATTCGCTGTGCCGCGCTCCCGAGCACCGCACCGACGGACAGCCCACACGCCTGAGCGTCGCGGTCAAGCGCGACGAGGGCGGCCTGTTCTCCACGTGGGCGCAGACCGGCCTGCACCCGGGCTTCGAGATCGACGTGATGAGTCCGCAGGGGACGTTCACCTCGGGACTCGACGACCTCGATCACGCGCACGTGGTCGGCATCGCCGCGGGCTCCGGCATCACACCGCTGATGGCTCTCGCGCACACGGTGCTCACCCGCTCGACGACCTCGCGATTCACCCTGCTGTACACGAACCGCTCGACGCTTGACGTGATGTTCCTCGAGGACCTTGCCGACCTCAAGGACCGCTTCCCGACGCGCGTGACGCTCCACCACGTGCTCTCGCGCGAGCAGCGCACGGCGCCGGTGCTGTCCGGGCGGATCGATGAGGACAAGCTCCGGACGATCTTCGGCACGCTCATCGACCCGGCAGACGTGGACGAGTGGTTCCTGTGCGGACCGCTCGCGCTCGTCGACCTGTGCCGCGAGGTGCTCGCCGACGTCGGTGTCGCGCGTGAGCACATCCGCTTCGAACTGTTCACGACGGGTGACGAGCCGCTGCGTACCGCTCGACCGGTCGCTGTGCGCGCCGGTTCGAAGACGTTCCGCATCGAGGTGAACCTCGACGGTGTCTCGTCCACGGTGGAGAGTCCGGTCGACGCGCACGAGTCGGTGCTGAACGCGGCGCTGCGGGTGCGGCCTGATGCGCCCTTCGCCTGCGCCGGCGGCGTGTGCGGCACCTGCCGCGCTCGCGTGATCGAGGGCAGCGTGACGATGACCGAGAACTACGCCTTGGAGCCCGATGAGCTCGAGCGCGGCTACGTGCTCACCTGCCAGTCCCATCCCACCAGCGACCGCGTGGTCGTCGACTACGACGTGTGA